In Flavobacterium piscisymbiosum, the sequence TGAATTTGGAAGGTTTTCTATCGAAGCACAGATTGGAAATAAGCTCATGTTATTTCCAATAACTATGAGTATAAAACAATCATTTTAACCCAGGGGATATAAAGAACAAGAATCTCACAATTGAGCTTATTAAGAAACCTGAAGAATTAGATGAAGTTATAATTCAAAAAATATTAAAGCACCTGTTATTTATGACAGCAGGTTTTGACGATCAGAACCTAAAGTAAATATTATAAATTTATTGCGTGTCAATCGTAATTAAACTCCCAGTCATCACCAAATGTGTCCTATCACATTGATCTTCTTTGCCTTTACTGAATTTTGTACTGCTTTTTTAAAGGGACAAAGCATATTTACCATTATTAGGGTTTAGTTGACTAGACCTTTTATCTAGTGCATTTTGCTCAGCGCGATTCGTTCTTTTTACCCCTACAGCCATTTGATTTTTGTTAGACATTTTTCTGCTCTTTATAAGTTAGTATGCCAAAAGTAAAACAATGAAAAAACAGCGATCCAAATTATGCACGATAAGAAATTATATGAGCTTTTGGTAAACCTTAAAAGAATTAAACCTTCCTGAAAAATCAGCGTACCAGAATCAATTTTAAGGCAGAACCAAAAACAACACGTGCCTGCCGCTTTTGGTCATATCCACCAAAAGAGCAGGCACACCGCTTAGAGCGCCCCGCAATTGACCGACCGGAGGAAGGAAACTCGATTGCGGGGCGGCGGGGCTATCACCCCACCACTATGGGCACAGCGTGTAAGCTTGCCAGATTCAGGAAAAATCCCCTTTGGGCGGTCATTCCTTCACGGAACAGCTTCCAAAGGATCGATGCGCCCATACTGGCAAGTGTGCTGTTGATAAACAAGTCCTGTTTTTCAAGCGCTTCAGCGAGGGAACAGCTCGGCTCATTGTTATCATGCTGCATTTGAAGTAATTCCCTAAATTCATCGGTTACCATTGGAAGACTGGGAACAGTCCTGTATAGTTTGGAATCAGGCTGTTGGATTTCCCTGATTGTAGAAAGTATCGCCTGTCCTGTATTTTCGGCGTTGCCGATGTCAAGCCAGTATAGGGATTTGGTACGCTCAAAATCGCTGTTTTCACTGCTCATCAGAAAATCTGCAATATCAAAACGTGCCTTTGCAGTATCGACACAGCTTACATACAGGTTCGCCCTGCCCCGATTGGGCAGGGATTTCCTGTTAGCGGTTGAGAACTGCTCGGTTACGGCTTTCCAAGCAGTACCGAAAAAGCGGTTGGTGCGGTTGATGAGTGCCACGGCTTTAGGAAGCCCTACCTCAGCATCTGCAAAAAGCTGTCTGCCCTGATTGGCTTTGGTCACCACATCATCATCAAAAAGATTCACCTGCAGTCCAGCATGTCCCAAAGCGATAAGGCTGTGGCTTATTCTTGCGAGTTCGGTGAGCATCCTGCTTCCCGTCCCTCCTGCCCCAATGAGATTGACCGTTATTGGATTGGTTGGATTTATCAGGTAATTGTGCGTGTAATGCATGGCGGTTTGCGTTTTCATGACAGTATGTTTTTAATTGTTAGACCATTTTTGAGCAGGGATTTTACGGGAAATGGTTTTGTGCTCCCGATCAGTTTCTGCCAGAGCTGTATGATGTTTCCTTTTACGGGACTTGTATTTCCAATGAGATGACTGAAATAGCTGTTAAAAAAATACTGCTCCCACCATTGCATGAAATCTTCCAAATGACAATCTGCCTTTATATCCACTTTTACCGTACCCATACAGACCCTGCCGTCATTATATAAATTAAAAAAGGGTGCCTGATAAAGCACTGTCTGTTCGTTTATTTCCTTGTCGGTGTCCATTGCATAAATGTACAGCGTGTTTTTAGTGGCTTTCCATAACAAGGGCGGTACAAATGTTTCACCGTTTGGAATCCCTAAACTCTCCACAAAAAATAAACTGGTCTTTTGGGCAGACGTGTACCAAATGGCAGAACCATCATGCCCGGGATTCAAATACAATACCTTTTTAGGGAGCAGTCCTGATGGCTTTAAAAATTTACAGTTGAGTTCGTCTGATGTGTCCAAAGCACTTGCAAGCTGTGCAGTTTCCCTTCGGCTTAATGGATGTGCATTTATGGGACAGCCGTTTTTATCCATGTCGTAGCCTTCCACATAAATGAATTTGTCAGCGGTATCTTTCTTATAGACTACAAAGGCTTTTACAGGATGGTATAATGTTCCAAATCTTTGGGTTAAATCTTTCATGGCATATTATTTAAAAGGGTGCATAAATCATTTAGCAGTGGAAATAATCTGTATTCAAAATCAAGAGCCGTATTGGACAGCTTGTTTTGGGCATCATAGATTTGCAGGATTGTGGGTTCTTCAATTTCTGAGCATTCATTGAATTCATCATTGATTACCCGCTGAATATTTTCATAAAGTATTCCATCGGTGTCTGCTATAAAAGAAATGTACTGCTCCGCCCTTATAATCCCTTCTTCACTTTCAAACACCTGATTGGAAGTATTTCTGAAAATAGTATCGCTGGGATATTTCTGTAGTAATCCCAATGCTTTTTTTGCAACGCTCAGGCAGTCATTTTCGAAAGAAGTATTTACTTTATAATTATTTACACGTTTCTCGAATACGTTCAAATGATAGGGATTGTATATTTTACGGTGCATAACATCCCCATAGTAAGAAGCCTTATTCAATTCTGAAATCATGCTGTTGCCCGATTGGGAATCTTCATCCTCTAAATCCTCTAAAAGCCATTCTTCCATACACTCGTAGTTATAAAAAAGATAGCTGTTGTTTTCCCTGTAATACGGAATCCCTGCAATATGGTAGAGATAGGCAAAAACAGAGAGCAGTAATTCTGCGGTTTGTTTTTCTCTGCTGTCCTGTAATAATTTATATAAAGGCAATACAGGAATATAGTACAGTGTATTGCAGGTGTTATAACAATGTTGGGTTGCCATTTTTACCGTCCCATCATCATCCTGCATTATTTTGAGTTCAATATCCTGTGCCGATTGACTAAGCTGTTTCTGAATGTCTGTGTATATCAAGAGGATATTATACGGATAGGATTTGTTTGCCACATTCCTTGTTTCAAAACCATACAGTCCTTTCAGGATAGCAAGAGAATTGAAAAAATCATTTTCCACCTCAAATTGGTCGGGTAATTTTTCGCCTTTTTCGAATAAGGGCAGAAATGAATGTCTTAAAAAACCATCGGCAGGAGTTCGAGTGGAGCAGAACTGTTCGGGTTCTTTTTTACTTCCTGCGCATCGGGCAGTCTGTCTGTGTTTTCTGCGAATTCCCCAAGCTGTCTGTATAGTCTGCATAACTTTTTATTTTTAGGCATTTTGATACTGCCTGTTATGGTTTGTGTTTTCATGCTTTATCCTTTTGTTCCGATTTGTGATACAAATTTGTACTGCACCGCATCTTCATTTATAACAGGTCCCTCTATGGATGCTGTGGTTAAAATCGGATAGGTCTGGGCATAAAAATTGAGTACCGCTTCGGGGCTGAATGACGGCGATGGGTCAGCGAGTTTAATCTCGTGCTCTTTATCCCTGAAGATAAAGATGCGCTCTAAGGTTGTAGCTGTTAACATGGCTCGTCGGTTTTAGGGTCATTGAAAAGGTCAACAGGAAACTTGTCGGAAAGTTCCGCTTTTCGGGCATGAATGATGTCCTTGTACTCAGGGTACAGGTCAGCGG encodes:
- a CDS encoding PRTRC system ThiF family protein; amino-acid sequence: MKTQTAMHYTHNYLINPTNPITVNLIGAGGTGSRMLTELARISHSLIALGHAGLQVNLFDDDVVTKANQGRQLFADAEVGLPKAVALINRTNRFFGTAWKAVTEQFSTANRKSLPNRGRANLYVSCVDTAKARFDIADFLMSSENSDFERTKSLYWLDIGNAENTGQAILSTIREIQQPDSKLYRTVPSLPMVTDEFRELLQMQHDNNEPSCSLAEALEKQDLFINSTLASMGASILWKLFREGMTAQRGFFLNLASLHAVPIVVG
- a CDS encoding prokaryotic E2 ligase family D protein is translated as MKDLTQRFGTLYHPVKAFVVYKKDTADKFIYVEGYDMDKNGCPINAHPLSRRETAQLASALDTSDELNCKFLKPSGLLPKKVLYLNPGHDGSAIWYTSAQKTSLFFVESLGIPNGETFVPPLLWKATKNTLYIYAMDTDKEINEQTVLYQAPFFNLYNDGRVCMGTVKVDIKADCHLEDFMQWWEQYFFNSYFSHLIGNTSPVKGNIIQLWQKLIGSTKPFPVKSLLKNGLTIKNILS
- a CDS encoding PRTRC system protein C, with product MLTATTLERIFIFRDKEHEIKLADPSPSFSPEAVLNFYAQTYPILTTASIEGPVINEDAVQYKFVSQIGTKG